The DNA window CTCCTCCGCATCCATCTCTGATAGACACTTTTCCACCAACTCCCAAGGAATCGGCGCAAGGGCAAAAACGCCTAACATCAACATCACCCCTCGCGCTGTCTCATCGAGTTCATCCCAACTCAACTCAAACGCTGCTGGGATACTCACCGGGTTCGTTATATCTGCATCTGGTTTATTCAGCGCCAAGTGTTCTATGCGCTTTTTCTCCAACCCTCGCAGCATCTCGGCTAAAGCTAACTTCGGCTTGCGGGCCAGATATCGCCCCACCAACTCCAACCCCAAAGGCAAATAACCCAACCACTGACACAGCCTTCTGGCTTGCCAAGGTTCCGCCAGCAGCCGTTCTCGCCCCACCAACAACGCCAACAACCGCAACGCATCCCGGCGCGGTAACACCCCCAAGGGCAACTGCTGCACCTTCCGTCCCCCCAACCCCTGGCGGCGCGTAGTAATGACAACCTGAAACCGAGCGGGTAAAATCTCCAGATAGGGCTTCACCTCGCCATAGTCCGCCACATCATCCAAAATCAATAAAGCCTTACCAGCATCCCAATGCTGCAAACAATACTCCACCTGCCGCACCGGATCTTGCAACTGCTCCGGTAAGGCAAAATTGGGATAACGGGCAATGGTGAACTGAATCAACTGCGCCGCCAAATCTCCTCCCCGGAGAAAGAACCAATACACGCCCCCTGGATATTCCCCCAGGTAGCGCCGCCCGTATTGAATCGCCAGTTCCGTCTTCCCCACGCCTCCCATCCCCGCGATCGCAGAAATGGCAATCCGGCTATTATTCTGCAACAACTGATAAAGTTGCCCCAGTTCCTCCTCCCGCCCAATAAACTCATCGGGGTTAATAATTCCCTTGCACCCCAAATTACTATAGGGCGCAGGCTGCGGCAGCGTTTCAGCAGAAACCGGGCGCGTCTTTGCGGCCGCTTGCTTCGACTTCTCCGGGCGGCGCTGTTCCCACTCCAAATCGAACCTTTTCAGGTTTTCTGCCTTATCCCGGTGCCACAGACGTAGCGTAAAATGCCACTCATCCGACCCTTTAGGCTGGGTGCGATGGTCTTCTAGAATCTTGAGATAATCCTTTAAACGATGAATGGCTTCCCGTATTTGATGAGGAGCCAATTCCCCCTGATAGCGATCCTTAACCGTGAGTTCTTCCAGATAGCGCCGCTTGGCTTTCACCACTACCTGCGTCTCGCCCTGCCAGTTAAACTCAATCTTAATCGAGTCGCCCTCTTCGTATTCATTATCAAGATAAGCAAGCAACCCCTCAAAGAACCGCTTCACTCGCGCTTGCACATCAGAACCAAGAGAACGTCTAGCCATCGCCTTTCAGCAAAAAATTTGACTCAAAAGTTTGGGGCATCCCCAAGATTTTAACTACCCCAAACTTTCTCTATCCCCCATCCTAATCAGCCCTTGGGGAAATGTCGATGGCGCATTGATTTGTCGCACGACCCCAAACATAGCCTGGCGTCATACCAAGTTGAGGCCAGTCAAATGTCCAAGCAGCAAGTAATTCTGACGATCAAGTTTCTTCTCCCCGTCGCGATCGAGCGCCTGTTCCCCGGTGTCGGCTTGGGAATTGGGGCGCTAATTTACCTCTACGATCTAACCACCCTCAACCCCCCTCACCCTCCTAGAAAACTGATGTATGCACGGCGAGGAAACCGGAGTTAAAAGTTCCCATCCCCCCATCCCCCCATCTCCCCATCTCCCCATCCCCCCATCTCCCCATCTCCCCTAGGGGCGATAAATTTGGGCCGAGATCCCTTGGGCTTGGAGTTCATCAACGAAGGCTTGCGCGCCTGCGGTGTCGTCAAATGCCCCTAGTTGAATTTGAGTCCCTTGGTTAAATTGGCGCAGATAGGCATCGGGGACGACCTCGCGGACTCGTTCCAGAGAGGCTTCGCCGTCGTAATTGGCGATCGCATACACCAAGCCATCATTCTCAACCGGGGCGACAGCTACGGGTTCAGAGGGCGCGATCGCACCGGGAGAAGACGCCACTGGAGTCTGAGGGCTAGGCGTTGGCGGTAGCAGCAATGAGGAGAGGGGGGGTTGGGTGGTAACGGGGGGGTTGCTATCCATCCCGCGAGGCACTACCGTTGCTGGGGGTGGACTCGGAGAGGCAGCTACTGGGGAAGGACTCGGAGAACTCGGCGTTCGTTGCAGAGAACTCAGAGTATCGAGGTTCACATCTTTAAATTCTTGGTTCGCCAGGTTGGGCGCTTGGGGTAAGGCGGTTGGACTCGGAGAAGCTTCGGTTGCAGGAGTCGCTAAGAGCGGGTTATCGGTGGAGTCGGGGGAACGTCGCGCCAGCAGATGATTGAACAACGAGGGGTTTTTCAACGCATAGCCTAGGGTAGCGCTGACTAAGAGCAGCAGCAGCATTGCACCCAGGCTGAGGGGCGTTAATAAGCCATCTACCCAGGAACTCCGGGGCGCGGGTTCGGCGTCGGGTTCGTCGTTGAGGTTTTTGAGCAGTTCCTCTGAGGACTCTAAGTAATCTTCGGGTTCCGGCGAGGGGGTTTCGGTGAGTTGGGCTTCCGGGTTAGCTGGGGGCGAAGATAGCACTAAACTGCTGCTGGCTTCGACGGGTGCGGGCGGTTCCGGTGCGGGGGGTGCTGTTTCGGGAACTGCGGTTTCGGTTTCGGGTATTGGGGGGGCGCTGAGGGTAATCAGATCCAGGGGTTTGCGCGGTTGATGCCGTTCGAGTCCGCGAGGAGGCGGTAACGGATCGCTGGACTTGGCTCGGCGATAGCGGATCAGTTCGTCTTCAAGCTGAACGTCTAGGCTCCCTAGAGCCGATTGTAGGGCAGAATGCAAGGGAGGGGTTTGTGAGGTTTGGCCGGGTAAAGCTGCGAGGGAACGTTGACTCATCAGAGGACTCCTTAGAGCGATCGCGCAGAGGCGCAAGTTCGGTAAATCAGTTCAGGGGTGACACTCCTGAGCAGGGGATTAATTTAGTTTATCCCTGAAACCCACCCGCGATTTAGCCGCGTACTGGATAGGTTTATTATGTCGTTTGATTCTATCGATCGCGTTTTGCACCAGCTTCAAGCTCGCAATACCTGGCAGGCGTACCAGCAGTTTCGCTATTTATGTCACCTCTGGGAAAAGGTGGTTGAACCTGCGATCGCTGCCCAGACGCGACCCGTTGCTGTCACCCGCGAGGTTTTGCAAGTCGCAACATCGAGTTCTGTGTGGGTACAGGAATTGAAGTTTAAACGCTATCGGATCTTAAAACAGTTGAATCCTCATCTGTCAATTCCCTTAAAGGATATTCGCTTTTCTACAGCCTATTGGCGATCGCCTCGCCTGGGTTTGGAGGGGTTAGAAGCCAACGATCCGCAAAGCTTATGGCAAAATCACCCCTCGCGCTTGCCCGAAACTAGCCTGCAACCGCCCTTAGCCTTGCCTTCCCCTCCCCAAACTCCCCAGCAGGCGTTCCAACAGTGGCGCGATCGCGCTCAGTGGCGATCGCGTCATTTACCCTTGTGTCCCCAATGTCAGGCCCCGACGCCGCCGGGAGAGTTGGAACGTTGGGCAATGTGTGCTTTATGTGCGGCGCATCAGTGGCAGCAATAAGGGCGAGTCACCGTATAAATACGGAGATTACTATTGAGAAATAGCAATAAGTTTCACGATTTTTTTAATGCAGAATAGGTTTTCTGCTTTGGTGTTTTTCTTGATCCCCACCCATTTATCGCTTAAAAGTAATGGTCTGCCCATAGACCCATGCAAGTAGCATTCTCATCAAGTGTATCTAACTTTAAACCAAAAATAAAGAAAAAGTAAAAGTTATAAAATCCTCAAGAAAGCTAAAAGCTAGGCAGAATCATAACTTGATAGGGATTATTTAAACAATCGCGATGACGCAAAATTAGATTAATAAATCGCGAACACTTATCCCGATGAGGATGCCCATGAAAGCCTTGAACTGCACAACTTCTGCTTGTCGGCACTGTCGGCACTTTACACCTGAAGGACGGCGAGGAGGGCACTGTCAGCAACTGGGCGTTCTGGTTAGAGGGAGTTGGAAAGCTTGCTCTTTAGCAATGCCAGCTTTTGCGCCATCTTGGGAAGGCTTAGAAGGCATTGTGCTGTGGCCCGCAAACGGGTTAAACGATCGGGAAGTCCTTCCTTTAGAATGCTGCACCATAGGCTGCTCGGATCTCAATACTCCGGAACATCCCATTCATGAACCTGAACCGGAGAAAACCCCGACAAGCCGAACCTTGCAGCATTTGAAAATCCTAGTTTAACTAGAGGGCGATCGCAGTTTCCCCTCTGTAAAACGAATTTTAATTAGCTTTTTGGTTCCCAATAAATCCACTCACGTAAAATCGCCCACTAGTTTAAAGCTAAGGGGCGATTTTTACCATTAAATCCAGAATCTCTTCAGAATTGAAGCCCCAATTTCCAACAGGCAATTGAGTATCTTTACTTATCCCAAAACCCTAAACTAGGGCAACCAAGGATATTGACGAAAATTTGGCGATCGCTTTTCCAAAAACGCCTGCTTCCCTTCCGCCCCCTCCTCCGTCATATAGTAAAGCAGCGTCGCATTACCCGCCAATTCCTGTAACCCGGCTTGTCCATCGCAGTCAGCATTAAACGCCGACTTCAAACAGCGGATCGCGATCGGACTTTTATCTAAAATCTCATTAGCCCACTGAATGCCCTCCGCCTCCAACCGTTCCACAGGCACCACGCAATTCACCAAACCCATCTCCAACGCCTGCTGCGCGTTATATTGCCGACAGAGAAACCAAATTTCCCGCGCCTTCTTCTGTCCAACCACCCGCGCCAGATAACTCGCACCAAACCCGCCATCAAAACTCCCCACCTTGGGCCCCGTTTGTCCAAAAACCGCATTATCCGCCGCAATACTCAGATCGCAGATTAAATGTAAAACATGACCGCCCCCGATCGCATATCCCGCCACCAAAGCAATGACCACTTTCGGCATCGACCGGATCAACCGCTGCAAGTCCAACACATTTAAACGAGGAACCCCAGCCTCATCAATATATCCCGCCTCGCCCCGAACGCTCTGATCGCCCCCAGAACAAAACGCATACTTGCCATCCGTATGCGGCCCCGCCCCCGTAAACAGCACCACCCCAATGTTAGAATCTTCCCGCGCATCGCAAAACGCCTCGTAAAGTTCAAACACCGTTTTCGGGCGAAACGCATTCCGCTTGTGCGGGCGGTTAATGGTAATTTTCGCCATCCCATCCCATTTGTGATACAGGATATCTTCGTAAGTTTTGACCGTTTGCCAGTTCGCTTGCATAGAGGGTAGGTTATTTAAATGCCCTAGGCATTTTACCCCGCAGCCAGACTGAGTTATTGATGAGATGCGATCGCCTCCCCTAAGTATTGGATTATTTGCTGGTGCCTTTGGCTTAGACTTAGGGCTAGAACAAGCTGGCTTTCAGACCGTTAGCCTGGTGGAAAACGAACCCGACGCCGTTAAAACCATCGCGCTTAACCGTCCCCACCTCACCGAAAGCGCCATTCCCAGAGACATTCGCCAAGTAGACGCCGTCACCCTCCTCGCAGAAGGCGGACGAGTCCTCAACCTCAGTAGACCCCTCCATCCGGGAGAAGTAGACCTAGTAACGGGCGATCCCCCTTGTCAACCCTTCAGCACAGCAGGAAAACGCGGTTCAGTCGGCGATCCGCGAGGTAGCCTATTTATGGACTTCATTCGCTTAATTGAGGCTATTCAACCCCGCTTTTTTATTATGGAAAATGTCCGGGGTCTGCTTTCTGCCCCCATCCGCCACAGAAGCCACAACCAACGCGGAACCGGGTTTGCCCCCCTAGAACCCGATGAAAAAGCAGGTTCGGCCTTGCAAGTGGTTCTCGCCGAAATGCGCCGCATTGGGTATCAAATTAATTATGGTCTGCTGAATGCCGCAGATTATGGCGTTCCCCAAGTTCGCCAACGCGTCATTTTTATCGGTTCTAGGGAAGGCGAGGCCGTAACGCTTCCCCAACCCACGCATCATCGAGAAGGTTTGCAAGGTTTACCCCAATGGAGAACCCTAAAAGATGCCCTAGCTAATTTGCAAGAAGATGCGCCAGAATATGTCCCTTATTCTGAAAGCCGCTTGCAATATCTGCGTCTCTTGAAAGCCGGACAAAATTGGCGCAACCTCCCCCCGGAATTACAACCCGCCGCAATGGGTGGGGCCTACCATTCAGGCGGCGGTAAAGTCGGCTTCTATCGTCGGTTAGCCTGGGATGAACCCGCACCCACCATCACCACCAGCCCCCACCAAAAAGCTACCGATATGTGTCACCCGGAAGCCCTACGCCCCCTCAGCATCCGAGAATGTCAAGCCATCCAAACCTTTCCCCAAGATTGGATTTTTCACGGTTCCATCACTTCTAAATATCGCCAAATTGGTAACGCCGTCCCCGTATTATTAGCAAAGGCGATCGGTGAAAATATTTATAAAGCTTTTTCCTTGTAGCAAGAGTAGTGATTGACTGGAGCAGTGTTTATTTATAGAATGGTAGTCAATACTATTGAAAAACACTGCCTTTAAAATGTATATAAACGCTTTTGGGTATATAAATAATAATTGGGAATTTCGCTTAACAAACAACGGTTCAAGACCTATTGCTACAGCGTTTGGTTGCAGTTGGGATGATATCCCTAGTATATATTTTCATTGTTATGAAAATGATGATCCCTATATTGATTCTCCAGCACTTAGCGCTAGCTTTAAAACGGTGTACTGTAGCAATATTGAATTGATTAATTGCCCCTTAGAAGAAGATCATCAAACGAAGGACTGTAACAATATTAGATTGGGGGAATGGCCCAATATTGACGATTACACCTCACAAGAAGAGCGTGAAGCAAAAATAGTGTGGCAGATTGGGTATGAGTTGATTTCTCTAGTTAATGGTGCATTCTTACTATTTGATGACAATTTCCGTAAAGTGGAAATAGCTGAATTACGCCATAATGGAAGTTTAATGCCATATTGTAATAATTTGAAGAGCATGAAAATGCTAGGGAAACCTGATATACCTGAAGAAATAATTCAAGCTCAACTCACCTCAGAGATGGATGATCGTCTAAAATTAATTCACAAAGCCACCGAAGACGAAGGAGTATGGCGAATACTAAAGTATTTTGAAATGGGGAAAGACTGGGCGACATATTTTAAAATATTTGAAACAATAAAGAAAGGCAAAAAGTTTACAGATGAAGAAAAAAGGTTTAAAAAAACTGCAAACAACTATTCATTATCTGGTATTAATTCTCGTCATGGATTTAAACCAGTAGAGATTAAACCACCCTCGATGACAATTGATGAAGCACATATTTTTATTCGTAACCTAGCCAAAGAGTACCTTATGAATAAAATTAAATAATCTGCTTCTACCCGGCTGTCGAAAAGTTATTTTTTAGTAATCTCTAGGATTGCCTACCGCGCAAATAGCCATATTTGCTAGACTATTAGCAACATTTAGCAGTCAGTGAGAATCTATGCGATCGATTGCACAACTGACAGAAGAACTTCTATCCCTGCCTAGCGCATCAAGAGCGATTTTGGCTGAAAAGCTAGTAGAAAGTTTAGAATTTGATACTGACCTGACAATTCAGGCTGCTTGGACAACTGAGGCGAAGAAACGACGCGATGAAATCCGAGAGGTTTTAGTAGAAGTTATTCCAGGGGATGAAGCTTTAGCGCAAGTGAGGCGACTGCTTGAGTAATAAAGTATATATTTCATCCTGAAGCAAAGCTACGTTTATTAAAATACCCTTAGTTAGCCGGAGTTAGGATAATATTATATGTCTCTCCAAGAATTGAAAGAACAAGCTTTTAAGCTATCGGTGAGCGATCGACTCGATTTAGTTAATTATATTATCGAATCGCTCCAGAACGACCTTAACTATAAACCGGATTCATCGGAACAAAAAAACTTAGAAGAATTACCAGAAAAACAGTTAGATTTGATTGGTCGGATGCAGGGATTTTTAAAAACCGATAAACCTGCTCCCACCGATACGGAAGTTCAAGCAATGCTAGAAGAACGTTTAGTAGAGAAGTTCTTAAAATGAAAGTCTTGGTTGACACAAACATTATCTTGGACTTTCTGCTAGAACGAGAACTATTTTTACAGGAGGCAAAATTATTATTTCAGGCTATCAATTCTAGCCAAATAAAAGGTTATGTAACTGCAACAACGTTAACAGATATTTTTTATATTGCCAGACGACATACTCAAAGCCTCGAACGGGCAAGACAGTCAGTAGTATTTATATTATCCTCTTTAGAGGTTTGTCCAATAGATCGAACTGTATTAGAGTTGGCTCTAACCTCTACTACACCAGATTTTGAAGATGCGTTGCAGGTTTCTTGTGCTTTGGCTCAAGGTTTAGATGCAATTGTTACCCGCGATGCTAAATTTCCTGCTAACTCAATTCAAGTGCTGTCTATTCACGAATTAATGCAAAAATTAGAAGATGCTAGAGATTAGCAAGTTAAAGCCTGAGTTTGTTGGCTAAATTGCCTAAAATCTCTTGTCGCCATTTGGCGTCGGCTTTGCGGTTGGTGGGAATTTCTAAGAGGCGAATTCCGTGCTTGGGTAAGACGTGCAAGCGCTGGTGGAGTTGTTGCCAAGATTGGATTAACTCGTAGTTGATATTATAGGCAGCACAGAGTTGAGTGAAGTTGACCTTTTGGGGAGTGGCGAAGAATTCTTCAAAAGGGGGATTGAATTGGGAAATGGGGAGGTTTTCAAAAATACCGCCGCCGTGATTGTTAATCAGGATAATGGTGAGATGTCCGATCAGTTTGTTTTGGAAGAGGAAGCCGTTGGTGTCGTGTAATAGGGCTAAATCTCCCGTTAACATGATGCTACTTTGATGATTGTGGGCGATGCCTAAAGCGGTGGATAGGGTGCCATCAATGCCGTTTGCGCCGCGATTGAAAAAGGGTTGAATTTTTGAAGAGTTGGGCATCCAGAAAAATTCTACATCGCGGACGGGCATACTATTGGCGATGAAGATGGGGGTGGATTGGGGTAGGATTTGGGGAAGCAACCAGGCGACTTTACCTTCAAAGAGATTATCTAGGTTGCTGAGTTCTGGGTTGAGGGTTTGTTGAATGTGGCGATCGCACTTTTGCCAGCGCTGACAATACTCGCTTTTTACACTCACGGGAAAATCTAACTCTAGCAGGCTTTCTACCCCAAAACGGTGATGAATGCTCAGGCGATGTAGCGGATCGACATTGTGAGGGGAGGGTTCAATAATCTCTACCGGAACCTCAAAGCGCGTTAGCCAGTTCCGCAACTCTTTGCTGGTGGGAAGTTCGCCAATTTGCACGATCCGATCGGGAATTAACGCATCGGCTAGATTTGCGTTCCTTAACAGGATATCGTAGGTCGCGATTAGATTGGGGTTGAGGTGGGCATAGTTGCGAATGGGGGAAAGTCCATCAGCTAAAACCGGCCAGCCCAAGGCTTGAGCTAAATGCGCGATCGCCCTACAGTAAGTTTCAGGATCGCCCGGTTGTGCCGTCCCTGCAATAATTAACCCATTGGGGCAACTTTGCCACTCAGCTAAGGGAATGTGGGGAATAGAGGTTTGAACTGCTGAATTTTTAACCCCAGAAAAGAATAAATCCGTGGGAAACTCCGCCTCTAGCGCGATCGCCTCCGCTTGGGGAATCGGGGCTAGCGGATCGCGAAACGGTAGGTTAAGATGCACTGGGCCAGGAGTTGGAAAGCGCGATCGCTCCCAAGCTTGCATCACCGTCTGACGCAGATATCCCAACATCCCCATCTCCAATGCAGGAACCGCTAACTCAACTTGCCAGTTAGGATAGGTTCCATACAGTTTCACCTGATCGATCGTCTGCCCAGAATGACATTCCCGCATCTCCGGCGGACGATCGGCCGTTAAAATCAAGAGAGGAATTCGGCTTTCCTTCGCTTCAATAACAGCCGGATAAAAGTTAGCGCCAGCCGTTCCCGACGTACAGACTAGCACGACAGGCAACCCGGTGCGCTTGGCAACTCCCAAGGCAAAAAATGCAGCAGAACGCTCATCTAAAATAGAGATTGTCTCAATCTCTCGATGTTGAGCAAACGCAACGGTTAGCGCAGTTGAACGCGATCCGGGACAGATAATAGCAGTTTGTAGCCCTAAGCGATGTAGCGTCTCAGCTAAGATTGAAGCCCAAACCGTGTTAGTGTTGCGAAAATCGATCATTAGACAAAAGTTTTCAGACTTGGAAAAGAGTTTGGAGCCTATTCACACAAAGGTTTGTAGAGATAAACCTATTAGTCACTCTCATCTTCACACAAACTGCCCACTCAACACACCACTACGCCCCAAGAACCACGCAACAGCCCTCTTAAACTTCCTCAGCACAACGAAGAACCGCGCAACAGCACTCAAAACTCAGCACTCAGAAATCCCCCCACCTTCCCATCTCCCCACCCTCTTCCCCACTCAGCACTCAGCACTTTACACTCAGCACTCAGAAATCCCCCCACCCTCTTCCCACTCGGAACTCGGAACTCGGAACTTTGCACTCCTTTCCCCACTCAGCACTCAGCACTCAGCACTCAGCACTTTAATATAGATGCGATCGCACCGAGAGGTTTCTACCCCTGTTGTGGGTTGATAGCCAGAACGTTCGTAAAGTTGCACCGCCTCTTTGAGAACGCTTGCAGTTTCCACATAAATTTGTTGAAATTGCCGAGAGGCGCTTCCCGAAGGGATCGCTTCGCGAATCGCTTTTTCTAGCGCTTGCAGTAAAAACCGCCCCAAACCTTGCCCTCGCGCTTCCGGTAACAGGTACATCTTACGCACTTCTACCGCCCCTTCCCCGCGTTCTACCGGATAATAGGCGGCCGTTCCTACCAGCTTTCCCTGGCACTCCACTACCCAAAACTCGCCTCCTTTCTCCCAATAGGCGGCTTCAACCTCCAACACATCGCGATCCGCCCCTGTGGGGTCCCAGGCTAAACCATACTCCGCTAGAACAGAACTAATGACCTCGGCTGCTGCATCGCGATCGCCATCCATCCAATCTCGAATCAAAAAATCTTTGTAGTATAACTGCACAGGCTAATCGAGAACTGAGAAAACTTCAAGCTTAGTTTTCTTACTGTACCGCTCTTAGCCACCAAGATTGCTATAGCTGGTATTGCGAGTTTTTTTCCCTATGCCCGATTTAGTGTATTCCCTCTTCCAACTTTACGTTCCCCTAATTGGCTGGACGGCCTTGGGATGGTTGTTCGGTAAAAAACTCCCGAAAGTTTACTCTAACCGACTCGGAAAATTTTTATTTTGGATTGGCGTCCCCATTAGTATTGTGGCCTTTTTGCGGCGTACCGATCTATCGGGTTGGATTGCGATCGCCCCCATTACCGCCTGGATCGCGATCTTACTCGGTGCAGGACTCGCTTGGATGTGGATTGGTTTCGGCTTAAAAGGGGAACGCACCGAACCCTCAGACCCTTATTGGCGCG is part of the Desertifilum tharense IPPAS B-1220 genome and encodes:
- a CDS encoding tetratricopeptide repeat protein — protein: MARRSLGSDVQARVKRFFEGLLAYLDNEYEEGDSIKIEFNWQGETQVVVKAKRRYLEELTVKDRYQGELAPHQIREAIHRLKDYLKILEDHRTQPKGSDEWHFTLRLWHRDKAENLKRFDLEWEQRRPEKSKQAAAKTRPVSAETLPQPAPYSNLGCKGIINPDEFIGREEELGQLYQLLQNNSRIAISAIAGMGGVGKTELAIQYGRRYLGEYPGGVYWFFLRGGDLAAQLIQFTIARYPNFALPEQLQDPVRQVEYCLQHWDAGKALLILDDVADYGEVKPYLEILPARFQVVITTRRQGLGGRKVQQLPLGVLPRRDALRLLALLVGRERLLAEPWQARRLCQWLGYLPLGLELVGRYLARKPKLALAEMLRGLEKKRIEHLALNKPDADITNPVSIPAAFELSWDELDETARGVMLMLGVFALAPIPWELVEKCLSEMDAEELEETRDENLVSLHLLQRQDKGLYKLHPLIREFCQMKLAETEEQQQFKAAFAHVMLDIAQQIPQQPTRDLILELTPYIPHLAEVADCLTGCLSDEDFDWPANGLGRFYQGQGLYAQAETWYRQCLDKTEERLDIDHPSITANLNNLAQLYRAQGKHREAEHLLLQAIKIDRRSLSTNPLHLAAHLSNLAQLYRAQERYIEAEPLFLEVLYIDQQSLPKNHPDLATDLNNLAGLYYAQEKCSKAESLYLQALHIDYSLPKEHPQLATHLNNLALLYCFQKRYSEAEPRYLQAIDIDRRLLVQHHPQLATHLYNLAMLYSHQERYAEAEGKLQEALEISERTLGEWHLDTIETRKCLETLQQALQGSN
- a CDS encoding SPOR domain-containing protein — protein: MSQRSLAALPGQTSQTPPLHSALQSALGSLDVQLEDELIRYRRAKSSDPLPPPRGLERHQPRKPLDLITLSAPPIPETETAVPETAPPAPEPPAPVEASSSLVLSSPPANPEAQLTETPSPEPEDYLESSEELLKNLNDEPDAEPAPRSSWVDGLLTPLSLGAMLLLLLVSATLGYALKNPSLFNHLLARRSPDSTDNPLLATPATEASPSPTALPQAPNLANQEFKDVNLDTLSSLQRTPSSPSPSPVAASPSPPPATVVPRGMDSNPPVTTQPPLSSLLLPPTPSPQTPVASSPGAIAPSEPVAVAPVENDGLVYAIANYDGEASLERVREVVPDAYLRQFNQGTQIQLGAFDDTAGAQAFVDELQAQGISAQIYRP
- a CDS encoding DUF721 domain-containing protein is translated as MSFDSIDRVLHQLQARNTWQAYQQFRYLCHLWEKVVEPAIAAQTRPVAVTREVLQVATSSSVWVQELKFKRYRILKQLNPHLSIPLKDIRFSTAYWRSPRLGLEGLEANDPQSLWQNHPSRLPETSLQPPLALPSPPQTPQQAFQQWRDRAQWRSRHLPLCPQCQAPTPPGELERWAMCALCAAHQWQQ
- the menB gene encoding 1,4-dihydroxy-2-naphthoyl-CoA synthase gives rise to the protein MQANWQTVKTYEDILYHKWDGMAKITINRPHKRNAFRPKTVFELYEAFCDAREDSNIGVVLFTGAGPHTDGKYAFCSGGDQSVRGEAGYIDEAGVPRLNVLDLQRLIRSMPKVVIALVAGYAIGGGHVLHLICDLSIAADNAVFGQTGPKVGSFDGGFGASYLARVVGQKKAREIWFLCRQYNAQQALEMGLVNCVVPVERLEAEGIQWANEILDKSPIAIRCLKSAFNADCDGQAGLQELAGNATLLYYMTEEGAEGKQAFLEKRSPNFRQYPWLP
- a CDS encoding DNA cytosine methyltransferase; its protein translation is MRSPPLSIGLFAGAFGLDLGLEQAGFQTVSLVENEPDAVKTIALNRPHLTESAIPRDIRQVDAVTLLAEGGRVLNLSRPLHPGEVDLVTGDPPCQPFSTAGKRGSVGDPRGSLFMDFIRLIEAIQPRFFIMENVRGLLSAPIRHRSHNQRGTGFAPLEPDEKAGSALQVVLAEMRRIGYQINYGLLNAADYGVPQVRQRVIFIGSREGEAVTLPQPTHHREGLQGLPQWRTLKDALANLQEDAPEYVPYSESRLQYLRLLKAGQNWRNLPPELQPAAMGGAYHSGGGKVGFYRRLAWDEPAPTITTSPHQKATDMCHPEALRPLSIRECQAIQTFPQDWIFHGSITSKYRQIGNAVPVLLAKAIGENIYKAFSL
- a CDS encoding addiction module protein; protein product: MRSIAQLTEELLSLPSASRAILAEKLVESLEFDTDLTIQAAWTTEAKKRRDEIREVLVEVIPGDEALAQVRRLLE
- a CDS encoding PIN domain-containing protein, giving the protein MKVLVDTNIILDFLLERELFLQEAKLLFQAINSSQIKGYVTATTLTDIFYIARRHTQSLERARQSVVFILSSLEVCPIDRTVLELALTSTTPDFEDALQVSCALAQGLDAIVTRDAKFPANSIQVLSIHELMQKLEDARD
- the menD gene encoding 2-succinyl-5-enolpyruvyl-6-hydroxy-3-cyclohexene-1-carboxylic-acid synthase, with the translated sequence MIDFRNTNTVWASILAETLHRLGLQTAIICPGSRSTALTVAFAQHREIETISILDERSAAFFALGVAKRTGLPVVLVCTSGTAGANFYPAVIEAKESRIPLLILTADRPPEMRECHSGQTIDQVKLYGTYPNWQVELAVPALEMGMLGYLRQTVMQAWERSRFPTPGPVHLNLPFRDPLAPIPQAEAIALEAEFPTDLFFSGVKNSAVQTSIPHIPLAEWQSCPNGLIIAGTAQPGDPETYCRAIAHLAQALGWPVLADGLSPIRNYAHLNPNLIATYDILLRNANLADALIPDRIVQIGELPTSKELRNWLTRFEVPVEIIEPSPHNVDPLHRLSIHHRFGVESLLELDFPVSVKSEYCQRWQKCDRHIQQTLNPELSNLDNLFEGKVAWLLPQILPQSTPIFIANSMPVRDVEFFWMPNSSKIQPFFNRGANGIDGTLSTALGIAHNHQSSIMLTGDLALLHDTNGFLFQNKLIGHLTIILINNHGGGIFENLPISQFNPPFEEFFATPQKVNFTQLCAAYNINYELIQSWQQLHQRLHVLPKHGIRLLEIPTNRKADAKWRQEILGNLANKLRL
- a CDS encoding GNAT family N-acetyltransferase, with product MQLYYKDFLIRDWMDGDRDAAAEVISSVLAEYGLAWDPTGADRDVLEVEAAYWEKGGEFWVVECQGKLVGTAAYYPVERGEGAVEVRKMYLLPEARGQGLGRFLLQALEKAIREAIPSGSASRQFQQIYVETASVLKEAVQLYERSGYQPTTGVETSRCDRIYIKVLSAEC